In the genome of Vicinamibacterales bacterium, the window GCAACTGCCAGTTCATGTCCGCGCCGAGGATCTCGCGGTTGCTGTCGAGCCCCGCGACCAGACCGTCGTAGAACTGCTTCGGGCCCCAGTCGCGACTGCGATCCATCGCCGGGTAGGTGTCGTAGGCCCGCCAGGCGGGGTAGGCCAGCAGAACCAGGGCGGCGCCCACACGGGCCGGTACCTGCCAGGCGCGACGTGGTCCGGCGCCCCGCGGAGGCGCGCCAGCCAGGTCCACGCGCTCGACCAGCCAGCCCGCGCCGCACCCGGCGGCCAGCGCGATCGCCCAGTGTGAGGGGAGATAGAAGACGTGCGTGTCGCCGACGTTGTAGGTGAACGCAAAGCCCCAGTTGACGATCCACAACACGGCCAGCAGCAGCCCGATCTGCCATCGGCGCACCCACGCCGCCCACAGGCCGATGAGCGCGGCCATCACGCCCGCCACGCCGAACTGCTGGCCGACGTCGAACCAGTACATGGCGAACCGGTCGCCAATCGTCGAGTTGGGAACTCCGACGACCATGACGGCGCGCCAGTCGGTCTTCGTCACGTCGAACCAGAACGACTTCAGCATCTCGACGAGGCCGGCGTGGTCGGGCTCGGCGATCAGGGCGGAGAAGTTCCAGTAGTACTGCAGCGCGCCGAGCGACGCGATGCCGACCGCGAGGAGCACGACGCGCGGCCGCAGCATCGACCGCAAACCGTCGGGGGCGGCCACGAGCAGGAACAGCGCGAAGCCCGGCAGTAACAGCACCATCGACAGGTGGTTGCCGAATCCGATCGCGAAGATGCCGAAGAAGAGCGACAGCCGCGAAAGCGTCGGCCGCCGATGCCACGCGAGGAGCGCCAGCACGCAGGCGCCGACCAGGAAGAGGTGGAGCGAGTAGACCTCGGCGATGATGGCCTGCGACCAAAAGGTGTAGGAGCCGGCGAGGAACAGTCCCGCGACGAGTCCGGCGACGACCGTGCCGCCGACTTCCGCGCCGACGAGCACCAGCAGGCCAACCGCCAGCGCCGCCTCCACGGCCGACGCGAGGTTGCAGGCGCGCGCGGGTTCGCCAGGCAGGAGGTGGAGGAAGACGTTGGTGACGGCGTAGTAGAGCGGGTAGCCCTCTCGCGGCGTCAGGACTGTCCGGCCGGTGACGGTCTGGAACGACGCCGTGTCGCCGAGATCCTGGCCGGGAAGCAGTGTGGTGACGTAGAGCAGGAAGGCGACGGCCGCCAGGGAGGCCGCGGCCAGCAGGCGCAGGCGCGTGGAGGACACAGCGCGTTTCGTCCGACTACGCCTTCGCGGCGGCTGCCGGAGGCGAGGGCTTTGGGGCCGTCTTCGACTCGGTTGGGAAGTTGGCACCGGCCCACGCGGCGATGCCGCCGGCGAGCACCGACACGCGGTAGCCCTGCTTGATCAACTCGGTGGCCACGCCGGAACTCGAGATCTCGTCCGGATCCGAATCGTACGCCACGACGTCCTGGTTGCGCGGAATGCGCGACGAGTCGATCGACCCTGGCGCCATGCGAATGGCACCCGGCAGCAGGATTGTGCTGTGCTCGTACGGGTACTTCAGGCGGACGTCGAGAATCGTCGGGCGCGCGGCCGCATCGCCCTCGAGCCGCTGCCTCAGATCTTCCTTGGAGATGCGCTGAACGGGCATGGCGTATTGTCCCCGCCGGTCCGAGACGGTGTCAAGCGCGGAAAGTCGAGGTGGAAAGTCGGGGCGCACTCCGCGGGACGTGGGGGCTCGGCCTGCCCGAAAGGAGTGCGTTACTTCGGTCCCGCGGTTCGAATCTGCGCGAACAACCATCGGCGGCGCGCTCGTGCCGCGCGCGCGGCCGCGTCGTGGTGTTCGACATCCCATCCGGGTGAACAATGTCCGCAGCGCATACACTTCAGGTGCACTGTTCCCTGGTTGCACCACACGCTGTTCTCGTGTCGTCCGAGCAGGTAGCAGTTGATCCAGTCCCACATGGCGCCGTTCTCGCGAGAACCAATGCGTTCTGACGCGTCCCGCAGGAGGCTCCTCTTGGTGCGTCGCGCCCTCGCGGTCACAGGATGGCAATTGGAGTGCCAGCGATCGCTCTGTGCGAAAACGCACCCGTGCGACGCCGGGAAAGGCAGGCGTCACCACGTCGCTGCCGGCTGAGATGCCGCGTTGCCGGCGCTCAGCAGCAGTGCTGTTCGCGGGCGGCAGGGGTGGGTCTCGGACGCGTTTCTCCCCTGCGTCGTCCCGCGCGTTTCGTTGCGGCGGGATTCGATGGCATGCTAGAATCGTGATTCCGTCGGCGGTCGCGACGGACCGTCTAAGAGTGGGCGGCTAGCTCAGCTGGGAGAGCGCCGCGTTCGCAACGCGGAGGTCGGGAGTTCGAGCCTCCTGCCGTCCACCAAACAATATGCTCAGAGAAACGCGGGATTTCACTCCCGCGTTTTGCGCGTACAGGGGCTCGTTCGGGCGATTGTGGCGTCCAGGGCCTGCCCGATCGACTCGAGCGCCCCGATCTTGTGCTCTTGGGTGGGGTGGGTGTACCGCTCGAGCATACGCGTCGATGAGTGGCCGGAGAGCGCCATGACCGTATGGTCGTTGTGGCCCTCGGCGATCATCCGGCTGATGGCCAGCTGGGAATTCATCACCTCAACAACCAGGTCCAGCCGGTGCAATTGGATTAGGGCAGTTCGGAGTCTCCACGCGGTCAACGCCGGGGGGAACTGCCATGAGAGAAGCACGGGGCCGGAAGCCGAAACGCCGAGCGAGCCGCCGTCCGATCCCAACCAAAGACCGCGCACGCGAACGCGGCTAGGCGGGCACCGAGCTGACCGACTGGCGCGCAAACTCGCGGATCCCCGCGCTGAGGGAACTCGCCCGGCGCCTGACCGGACTGAAATGGAATGGCGCTCTCTTCCTGCTGCTGCTCGAAGAACTCTACATCGACGACCTGTTCGTCGACACCGTCGGCAAGTCCGAGAACATCCCGCCGGCGCGATTCCCCCAGGCCATTGCGATGGCGATTGCCCTTCGCCACAGTTTGAGAGCGGAGACCTCGCGGAGGTGGCGAGACGTCTGAGCCTGGAATCGGAGGCGCGACACAATCACCAAGGCCAAGCCAAGGGATCCCCAGGCGGAACTACCGGCACGGCTGACGCAGGACCCTATCCTTCGTAAGTCAGAGGTAAGCGAGCTACAGGTCGCGGGCCGGCTGCCAGAGGGCTGGCGTCAGCGCCTCGATGTCGGTGATCTTCACGGCCGCTGGCCGCCGCGCGGGCGGTCATCTTCGCCCAGATGGTGGACGACCCTTCGGCCCATCCCGATCTTTTCCCAACCGAGAAGAAGCAGGAGAAGGAACGCCAGCGGCTGTTCGAGATCATCAAGAACTTGGTGAAGTGGGAGAACACGACCAACGAGGCGGTGCTGGAGGCCGCCCGGGCGGAAATCTGGCAGAGCTGGCGACACACCTGCGCGGAAAACGCCGACCACCCGCGGGCGAAGGAACTCTTCGATCGCTACAAGCTGCCGGCGTTTCACGATCCCTTTGCCGGCGGCGCGCCTTCGAGGAGGTTGAGATGGACTGCTACTGCGAGTTCCGGGACGCCATCCGTCTTGGTGGCTTCGAGACACCTGATGCCGGACTTGAGGAGATTACGCACCGCCGCACCTACTCGCGGCCGAAGCCGCCGCCCAGAGCGATCAGCATCATCTACACGGCCAAAGGGTTGGAGTGCGACAGCGTGGTCGTCATGCCCTGCGACAAGAAGACTCTTCCCGATACACTGGATGCAAGGTGCCTGCTCTACGTCGCCCTCAGCCGCGCGAAATACCACGTCCTGCTGGTTGTGTCTCGAGACAACCCGAGTCCGCTCTTTGTCATCTGATGGTGACCGTCATCCGAAGACGCCGTCCATGCCAATCAGGAAATCGGCTGACTCTGCGGCAGAGTCATGGCACACATGCGTCGGAACGCACATGGCCACGCGACCGCAGTCTATTGAAGAGGCGATATTCGGCTGACGTCAAGCTGGGTGCATGAGGCCTCCGGCAACTCGGGACGCTGGCTTCGGATACGGATGCGGTAGCCAAGGCGCCAACCGGCGGGCGCCTCTAGTCCTTCACGTCGTAGATTCGGACCTCCGCGGTCTGGGCGCCCCGGTGCGGCACCGCGACGTAAAGACGATGTTGCTCGGGCACGAATAGTGCGGTCCTCGCACCGGCGGCTGTTGGGATGCGCGCCGAGCGAACGAGGCTCGCGCTGTCCGGCTGCAGCACGTCCACGAATCCCTGTCCGCCAATGACATAGAGCCGCTTTCGCGCGGAGTCCCAGAAGATGTCGTCCGTGTCGCCGACGATGTCCACCGCGCTCGTCACCTTGCCGCACGAGGTGTCCACGATCAGGACCTTGGCGGGCTTCCGGCAGCCGATGAAGAGGCGGTGGCCGGCCTCGTCGAGCGCCATCGGGAAGTTGGACGCCGCCTCGGTCAGCGGCCACGTCGCGACGACCTTCATCGACAGACGATCAATCACCGCGACCTGCTTTGCCGCCGGCACGTTCACGAAGATGCGGGAGCCGGCTGCCTCGAGCTGGAACGACTCCGGGTGGCCGCCGACTGGAACGTCGCCAAGCTGGCGTCCGTCGGTCGCATCGATGGCGCCAATCGCGCCGCTCCCGTAGCCAACGTAGATGCGCTTCGCCTTCACGTCGTACCGCACGTTGTCCGAGTCCTCGCCGAGCGCCACGCTCCTGACCACGCGCAGGTCGTCGCCTGCGCGAAACTCCACCGCGCCCTGCCCGTTTGCGACGACGACCTGCGGCGGCGTGGGGATGTGGACGATGCCCTGAGGTTCCTTCAGGCCTTTCACGCTGGCAAGATGGCGTCCGGCGGAGAGGTCGAGCACCTCGAGACTGTTATTACCCAACGCCGCCACGAACAGCCGCGCTCCCCCCGGCTCGACCGCCAGGTGGTCGATGCGGCCCTCGACGCCCGGGAGCGGGATGGTCTTCACGAGTGCGAGCGGCTGATCAGCACCCGTGAGCGCGATGGAAGCGAGCCCGGCGACGGCCACCGTCATGAGTGATCGGATTACGGGCGACTTCATCTCTCTCTCCTCCTGCGGCGCCCGGCGTGGAGTGACACGGCCGGTCGCACCGCACTGGTCGTTATGCCTCGAAGCGCAACGCGTCGATCGGGTCGAGCTGCGCGGCCTTTCGTGCCGGGTAGAAACCGAAGAACACGCCGACGCCCGCTGAGAAGACGACGGCCACGGCCAAGGCATTGGGCGACACGCTCACCGGCCATTCCATCGGGTCAATAGCGAAACGCGTACTGCATCTTGATCAGCAGCTGATTCGAATCCCTGGCCCAGCCGATCGGCGTGCCAAGATCGCGCACGTTGTGGTTGTAGATCACGAACAGGTCTCCCACCGGCCGAAACGTCCATCGCAGTTGACTGTTCGTCCCCACCGACTGGCTCGTGGTGTCGTATTGCACGAAGCTGCTGATGTTCAGGTTCGGCGACACGTTGAACTTGACCCGCGTGCCGATCAGCGTCGCGTCGAAATCGCCTTCCTTCAACCGCCCGAAGTCCTGTTCACCAGACAGGCTGAACGTGAACAGCGCGATCGGATTCCATGACAGTGTCAGCTGCACCTGGTCGAGGCTCCCGCTGTAGAACGTGCCGAAACGCCAGGTGATTTGGCTGCTCAGCTTCCGCTTGTTGGCCGTGCCCGCCTCGAGCCGCCACCGTGTCCAGTGATATGGACCGGGCGGGATGACCACTCCGGCCGAAATCTCGAACGGGTCTCTGAGGTTGTCGCCGGCGGGCGCCCAGTTGAACTCGATACGGTCGCCGCTGTCGAAGCGCCAATTCACCGGCGCGGTGAACACGCTGTAGGTCTCCCAGCGCCCCTGCAGGTCGGTGACGGCCGACACGCTGAACTCGTTGAACATCTGGCGGATGTGCCAGAAGTTCGGCCGCGGATCGAATTCGCCCGCGAAGTCGTAGCTGTAGACGCCCGGACGCGGCACGAAGCCAAGCGACGGCTGGTAGCCGTCGCCGACGCGACGCGCGCTGAAAGACACATTCCACAAATCGTTGGGATACCCCACTTTGAATCCGGCGGCCGTCTTGTCACCGGCCACGTCGGACCGATCCATCAGCGAGCCCCACACGCCCACGAGGAAGTTCTTGTCGCCACGGAACCGCGACGTCTGGTAGGTGAAGTCGGCGCCCGCGAGCCAACTGCCGGCCGCGCCCTGGGGGTCGCCGAACGTCGCGATCATGCCGACGGTCGATTCCCCCAGCACGTTCTGCTTGATGCGGACGACGCCCATCGTGGCGGCGGGGGCGACGGCGTCCTCGTTCCCCGTGCGAGCGACCAACGCTCCGACGCTCGTGTTCCCGACACGGCCGTTCACCTTCCCCGCAGCGCGGATCGGCACCTGTTGGCCGTCCACGAGTCCGATGCGCCGACTGAAGAACGGGACGACGTCCGTCCCACCGGGCCCGAACTGGAAGATGTCGGCGCCCTCGAGGAAGAACGTCCGCTTTTCGGGAAAGTACAGGGAGAACCGGGTGAGGTTGGTCTGCCGCGCATCGGCCTCTGTTTCGGCGAAATCCGTGTTCACCGATCCGGAGGCGAGCAGATTTGGCCCCAGGCGCTGGGTCACGTCCAAGCTGGCGTGGCTGTCGTTCTCGAAATCGGCGCCCTGAATCGGGACGCCGCCTCCGGCGATGCCGGCGGGGCGCACCGAGAGACCCAGGCCGAGATCGAACTCCGGCAGCGTCGTGAGCAGCCCCGCCCGGCTCATGCGTGTGATCTTGTAGTCACGCTGCGGGCTTGCCCACCGGTCCGTCTCCTGAAGCCGCTGGATCCGCCGTTGGATGTTGAAGTGCCAGGCGGTCTTGCCCTTGGCGAAGCTCAGGGTCTGGATCGGGATGCGGACCTCCGCGGTCCAGCCGCGGTCGGTTCGCTTGGTGGCGGCTTCCCAGATGCCGTCCCAGTTGCTGTTGACGTCGGCCGAACCGGGATTGATCAGGCCGTCATACCGAGCGCCGCTCGGGTTCACCCAGAAGACGTAGCCTGACCGGCCGTCCATGAAGGGATCCACGACGATCTCGATGTGGTCTTCCGAACTCATCGCGCCATCGCGCTGCTTGGTGTAGCTGACGATGCCGCGGGGATTGGGGTCATCGCATTCGACGCCGAACACGAGCCCCACCGAATTTGCCAGCACCCGCACCCGGGTCCGTCCGGTGGGGGCGACGCCCTGCTGCGGCTCGATGATCGTCAGGTTCTCGATCGCCTCCGCCGTCGCCCAGGCGCCCTCGTCGAGGATCCCGTCGATGCGGAGGTCCGTCGAGAGAGCACCGGCCTTCAGCGTGTAGGGGTTGCCGGCCGGCTGGGCGGGCGCGCGTGTCTGCGACGCTCCGGCGGTCGGCGCGGTGACCGTTGACGCCGGCGTGCCGGCAGTCTGAGCCTCGCCCACGGCCGCCGTTCCGAGGAGGGCAGCCAGCGCGAGGACTTGCACAAGATTCGAACGACGACGTCCGCTCACGGGCCAGACCTCCGATGCACGATCACTCGATGGACTCAGGGCCTGGCCGACACGACGGCGGGCACCGCACGGCGTCCTATCACTTGGGGCTGATCGTCAGGTTGTCGAAGTACGAGACCGAGTCCGCCTTCGTCCAGACGCCGACTTTGCCGGCACCTGGGAACGTCGCGTCCTCGACCTCGTAGAGCTTCTCGCCATTGAAGTAGACCGTGAACAGCGGCCCGGCCACCGTCACGCGCAGCGTGCTCCATTGTCCGGACGGCACCGTCACCTGCTTCCCGTAGGTGCGGCCGGCGCCCTTCAGTGGCAAATCGGTCCGACGGCCCTGTTGCACCTTGTAGAGCACGACGTTGTGCTCCAAGCCGTTCGCCCGGACGATGTAGTAGTTGTTCGAGTCCTGGTAGCGCCAGACCAGGCCGGCGGCCTGGTCGCCGCGCCCGGTGACCGGCTTGACCATGACGCTCAGGTCGAGGTCCTTGGCGGACAGATCGTCGAGCACGCACACCGGGAACCGGTAGTCGGTCGAATCTGCGTCCGTCTGCGCCAGCACGTTCCCGCCTTCTGGCGACTTCGGGTCCTTCATCACGACCCAGACGCCCGGCTTTCCCTGGCCTGTGAGCGCCGTCGAAAAGCCCTGCGGCACCCCGCCGACCTTATCTTGGTCGAACGTGATGGTCCGCGTGGTCTGGGCCTGCGCGCCCGCAAGGGCGGTCGCGGCAATCGCAACGACGAGCGAGAATCGGTTCTTCATCGAAGCTCCTCCGGCTACTCCGCAGTGACCCAACGACATCAGCCTCTGAACAGCGAAATTCGGAAGCGCGTCTCACCCTCACGGGACGATGCCAGGCGCAGCGTGCCCCCATTCGCTTCGATCGCCCACCGTGCGATGGAGAGTCCGAGGCCCGCTCCGCCGTCCGCGCGCGTTCGGGCCGGGTCAGCCCGATAGAAACGGTCGAAGATGCGAACGGCATGCTCCGCGGGAATTCCAGGGCCCAGATTCACGACATCCACGAGGGCTGCGGTTCCTTCGTAGCGCAGCTCGACCCGAATGTCGCTCCGCTCTGGAGCGTATTTGATCGCGTTGTCCAGGAGGTTGATGAGGGCCTGGCGGACGGCCAGTCGATCCACCTGCACGTCGACCGCGCCGTCGACATCCACTCGGAGTTGCTGCCCCTTCTCTTCGGCGAGCACGCCCAAGTGCGCGGCGACCTCGCGCGCGAGTGCGGCGAGGTCGACGGCCTCGCGGTGAAGCACCACCTGGCCGGCGTCGGCCCGCGACAGCAACAGCAGGCTATCGACCAGTTGCGTCAGCCGATCGGTTTCCTCCAGCATGTTCCCGATGACGTCTCGGTAGGCGCTGGCCT includes:
- a CDS encoding family 16 glycoside hydrolase — encoded protein: MKNRFSLVVAIAATALAGAQAQTTRTITFDQDKVGGVPQGFSTALTGQGKPGVWVVMKDPKSPEGGNVLAQTDADSTDYRFPVCVLDDLSAKDLDLSVMVKPVTGRGDQAAGLVWRYQDSNNYYIVRANGLEHNVVLYKVQQGRRTDLPLKGAGRTYGKQVTVPSGQWSTLRVTVAGPLFTVYFNGEKLYEVEDATFPGAGKVGVWTKADSVSYFDNLTISPK
- a CDS encoding rhodanese-like domain-containing protein; the protein is MPVQRISKEDLRQRLEGDAAARPTILDVRLKYPYEHSTILLPGAIRMAPGSIDSSRIPRNQDVVAYDSDPDEISSSGVATELIKQGYRVSVLAGGIAAWAGANFPTESKTAPKPSPPAAAAKA
- a CDS encoding ATP-binding protein; this translates as MTGTILVVEDEAKVAHALQEGLLPGCDGLHVLTSLRGRQVRTPVVVRIIRSVAPLEEELRRLLLVLGLGLPVALGLAGGGGYVLARRALAPVGDIAKRARVITAERLAERVPVGNPGDEFGQLAVVLNDTFARLERSFEQMRRFTADASHELRTPLTAIRSVGEVGLEEPREASAYRDVIGNMLEETDRLTQLVDSLLLLSRADAGQVVLHREAVDLAALAREVAAHLGVLAEEKGQQLRVDVDGAVDVQVDRLAVRQALINLLDNAIKYAPERSDIRVELRYEGTAALVDVVNLGPGIPAEHAVRIFDRFYRADPARTRADGGAGLGLSIARWAIEANGGTLRLASSREGETRFRISLFRG
- a CDS encoding DUF2723 domain-containing protein produces the protein MSSTRLRLLAAASLAAVAFLLYVTTLLPGQDLGDTASFQTVTGRTVLTPREGYPLYYAVTNVFLHLLPGEPARACNLASAVEAALAVGLLVLVGAEVGGTVVAGLVAGLFLAGSYTFWSQAIIAEVYSLHLFLVGACVLALLAWHRRPTLSRLSLFFGIFAIGFGNHLSMVLLLPGFALFLLVAAPDGLRSMLRPRVVLLAVGIASLGALQYYWNFSALIAEPDHAGLVEMLKSFWFDVTKTDWRAVMVVGVPNSTIGDRFAMYWFDVGQQFGVAGVMAALIGLWAAWVRRWQIGLLLAVLWIVNWGFAFTYNVGDTHVFYLPSHWAIALAAGCGAGWLVERVDLAGAPPRGAGPRRAWQVPARVGAALVLLAYPAWRAYDTYPAMDRSRDWGPKQFYDGLVAGLDSNREILGADMNWQLHNGLDYYSKCTRPDLVMFDVPEIMLTFPFLVWHNQEMGRSVALTEGSAAMLRAAYGDLLPIERDPRAAQPTLAEKIAALPRGTSYVLGLIEGDPDTPVDQAELANAARALGLRPNDLPRARFAVLAGRIGEPPVAREAGERPFRLRTAMAGHRLDVRMECWLPADTIRRMGFGHVIVDRRHALTLDRGVSFVALNEDGTPRATGWLGGLFTPQTRFIIRPGK
- a CDS encoding ATP-binding domain-containing protein; this translates as MDCYCEFRDAIRLGGFETPDAGLEEITHRRTYSRPKPPPRAISIIYTAKGLECDSVVVMPCDKKTLPDTLDARCLLYVALSRAKYHVLLVVSRDNPSPLFVI
- a CDS encoding DUF5916 domain-containing protein, giving the protein MSGRRRSNLVQVLALAALLGTAAVGEAQTAGTPASTVTAPTAGASQTRAPAQPAGNPYTLKAGALSTDLRIDGILDEGAWATAEAIENLTIIEPQQGVAPTGRTRVRVLANSVGLVFGVECDDPNPRGIVSYTKQRDGAMSSEDHIEIVVDPFMDGRSGYVFWVNPSGARYDGLINPGSADVNSNWDGIWEAATKRTDRGWTAEVRIPIQTLSFAKGKTAWHFNIQRRIQRLQETDRWASPQRDYKITRMSRAGLLTTLPEFDLGLGLSVRPAGIAGGGVPIQGADFENDSHASLDVTQRLGPNLLASGSVNTDFAETEADARQTNLTRFSLYFPEKRTFFLEGADIFQFGPGGTDVVPFFSRRIGLVDGQQVPIRAAGKVNGRVGNTSVGALVARTGNEDAVAPAATMGVVRIKQNVLGESTVGMIATFGDPQGAAGSWLAGADFTYQTSRFRGDKNFLVGVWGSLMDRSDVAGDKTAAGFKVGYPNDLWNVSFSARRVGDGYQPSLGFVPRPGVYSYDFAGEFDPRPNFWHIRQMFNEFSVSAVTDLQGRWETYSVFTAPVNWRFDSGDRIEFNWAPAGDNLRDPFEISAGVVIPPGPYHWTRWRLEAGTANKRKLSSQITWRFGTFYSGSLDQVQLTLSWNPIALFTFSLSGEQDFGRLKEGDFDATLIGTRVKFNVSPNLNISSFVQYDTTSQSVGTNSQLRWTFRPVGDLFVIYNHNVRDLGTPIGWARDSNQLLIKMQYAFRY